In one Paramisgurnus dabryanus chromosome 21, PD_genome_1.1, whole genome shotgun sequence genomic region, the following are encoded:
- the slc39a5 gene encoding zinc transporter ZIP5, producing MWFKLVLYCISFVIMAPIILGNRANNDQIHKPKMLNQSAQAKSAQEHLEEAFEEQGYYLQRLFLHYGENGTLTYEGLQKLLGSLGLGEVSVLEIQHSGVKHSSPALSHSHLHEDQHHHEPTNTPPYRESPHIESEVSGSSGEWHHSKSDYFPYPGLRQRPEKTISLPSKHPTEKHFHGNCLNVTQLLWNFGLGQAAHITPAHFTFICPALLYQIDSGVCLRHTEVNGQDNRTSQGFLRALGWASLALFVISLPSLFALGLAPLIHPSSLQTFLCPMAGMAVGTLCGDALLHLLPHAIFSQHNEPQDAVLKGLSVLGGLYLLFVFESLLRLKQHFKKRKPDAESGRELDALNGTTSTNQNESLETGHGHSHEGPVSGQIGIKSMAWMVVMGDGIHNLTDGLAIGVAFSQSLTGGLSTTIAVFCHELPHELGDLAVLLAAGWPVRRLAVFSVISALLGFVGVSIGTALGNQYAAHSPWILTITAGVFLYVALADMMPEMLHGDAGSQSPLTRFFLQSLGLLIGGAIMLCIALFEDHIAVSLGDL from the exons ATGTGGTTCAAACTCGTGCTTTACTGTATCAGTTTTGTAATAATGGCACCCATCATATTGGGAAATCGTGCCAATAATGACCAGATCCACAAACCCAAGATGTTGAACCAGAGTGCACAAGCCAAATCTGCCCAGGAACACCTAGAGGAAGCTTTTGAAGAACAG GGCTACTACTTGCAACGCCTATTCCTGCATTATGGAGAAAATGGGACTCTGACCTATGAGGGTCTGCAGAAGCTACTGGGCAGTTTGGGTTTGGGAGAGGTCAGTGTGTTGGAGATACAACATAGTGGAGTGAAGCATTCTTCTCCAGCTTTATCCCATTCCCACTTACACGAAGACCAACATCATCATGAACCTACAAACACACCACCATACAGAGAAAG TCCTCACATTGAATCGGAGGTTAGTGGATCTTCTGGAGAATGGCATCACTCGAAATCTGACTATTTCCCATACCCCGGCCTGAGACAGAGACCTGAAAAAACTATCTCGTTGCCATCAAAGCACCCAACAGAGAAACACTTTCATGGGAAT TGTCTGAATGTGACCCAGCTCCTGTGGAACTTTGGGCTTGGTCAAGCAGCCCATATCACTCCTGCCCACTTTACCTTCATCTGCCCTGCTCTCCTCTACCAGATTGACAGCGGGGTTTGCCTGCGACACACCGAGGTCAATGGACAGGACAACAGAACCAGTCAAGGTTTCCTCAGAG CACTAGGATGGGCTTCCCTGGCACTTTTTGTGATCAGTCTGCCCTCCTTGTTCGCCTTGGGATTGGCACCTCTGATTCACCCTTCCAGCCTGCAGACGTTCCTCTGCCCGATGGCTGGCATGGCAGTGGGTACTCTCTGTGGAGATGCCCTCCTCCACCTTCTGCCCCAT GCCATCTTCAGTCAGCACAATGAACCTCAGGATGCTGTTTTAAAGGGTCTGAGTGTGCTGGGGGGACTTTATCTTCTTTTTGTGTTTGAGAGTCTTTTGAGGCTTAAGCAACATTTCAAG AAAAGAAAACCTGATGCTGAATCTGGAAGAGAGTTGGATGCACTAAATG GTACtacatcaaccaatcagaacgaGAGTTTAGAGACTGGGCACGGGCATTCTCATGAGGGGCCCGTGTCAGGGCAGATAGGGATTAAAAGCATGGCATGGATGGTGGTCATGGGAGATGGGATACACAACCTTACTGATGGACTAGCTATTG GTGTTGCATTTTCTCAGAGCCTGACTGGTGGACTCAGCACCACAATTGCTGTTTTCTGCCACGAGTTACCCCATGAACTAG GGGATTTGGCAGTGCTGCTGGCTGCCGGCTGGCCCGTGCGCAGGCTGGCTGTGTTCAGTGTCATCTCTGCCCTGCTGGGATTTGTTGGTGTGTCAATAGGAACAGCACTGGGGAACCAGTATGCAGCGCACTCTCCATGGATTCTCACCATTACGGCTGGGGTCTTCCTATATGTTGCGCTTGCAGACATG ATGCCTGAAATGCTTCATGGTGATGCTGGATCTCAAAGTCCTCTAACGCGATTCTTCCTGCAGAGCCTGGGCCTGCTGATAGGGGGTGCCATCATGCTTTGCATTGCCTTATTTGAGGACCACATTGCTGTCAGCCTGGGAGATTTATGA
- the rnf41 gene encoding E3 ubiquitin-protein ligase NRDP1, protein MGYDVTRFQGEVDEDLLCPICSGVLEEPVQAPHCEHAFCNACITQWFAQQQICPVDRTVVTLAHLRPVPRIMRNMLSKLQMSCDNAGFGCTATLRLDQLQSHLKDCEHNPKRPVTCEEGCGLEMPKDEMPNHNCIKHLRSVVQQQQTKIADLEKTAAEHKHQLAEQKRDIQLLKAYMRAIRSANPNLQNLEETIEYNEILEWVNSLQPARVTRWGGMISTPDAVLQAVIKRSLIDSGCPLSIVNDLIENAHERNWPQGLATLETRQMNRRYYENYVAKRIPGKQAVVVMACENQHMGEDMILEPGLVMIFAHGVEEIL, encoded by the exons ATGGGGTACGACGTCACCAGGTTCCAAGGAGAGGTGGACGAGGATCTCTTATGTCCCATCTGCAGCGGTGTGTTGGAGGAGCCAGTACag GCCCCGCACTGTGAGCATGCCTTCTGCAACGCCTGCATTACACAGTGGTTCGCACAGCAGCAGATTTGTCCAGTGGACCGCACCGTGGTGACTCTCGCCCACCTACGACCCGTTCCCCGCATCATGCGTAACATGCTTTCCAAACTGCAGATGTCCTGTGACAACGCTGGCTTCGGCTGCACGGCGACCCTGCGTCTCGACCAACTGCAGTCACACCTCAAGGACTGCGAGCATAACCCCAAACGACCAGTCACGTGCGAGGAAGGCTGTGG GCTAGAAATGCCCAAAGATGAGATGCCCAACCACAACTGTATCAAGCACCTGCGCAGTGTGGTGCAGCAACAGCAGACAAAGATCGCAGACCTGGAGAAGACTGCAGCTGAACACAAGCACCAACTCGCCGAGCAG AAACGTGACATCCAGCTCCTTAAAGCGTACATGCGAGCGATACGCAGCGCTAATCCTAACCTGCAGAACCTGGAGGAGACCATAGAGTACAATGAGATCTTGGA GTGGGTAAACTCCCTCCAGCCTGCTAGAGTTACCCGCTGGGGTGGAATGATCTCCACGCCCGACGCCGTCCTTCAGGCAGTCATTAAACGTTCACTCATAGACAGCGGATGCCCGTTGTCGATCGTCAATGACCTCATCGAAAATGCCCACGAGCGTAACTGGCCCCAAGGCTTGGCCACGCTGGAGACGCGGCAGATGAACCGTCGATATTACGAAAACTACGTGGCAAAGCGCATTCCGGGTAAGCAGGCCGTGGTGGTCATGGCCTGCGAGAACCAACACATGGGTGAAGATATGATTCTGGAGCCAGGATTGGTTATGATCTTCGCTCACGGTGTGGAAGAAATCTTATAG